A section of the Candidatus Thioglobus autotrophicus genome encodes:
- a CDS encoding DNA internalization-related competence protein ComEC/Rec2 encodes MLILALNFLLGILVFSLKNTLTLSTLEITLFLTLIGAVFATFKRYKSFSKNLILFITGFVWMGVFSSHALHSNIAEEFFNKPINVVGKIHNLPDQSEQKSRFSFQVSEPFQAKLKLSWYGKTPNVLNNDDTWQLLIKIKHNNSYQNKGGFDYEQWLFYQQFDATGYVRHSNSNQLISKSSGFSIDSIRQNIRQKLATQLADLPFLGVINALVIGDRSLINQEHWDLFKSTNTTHLSVISGLHIGLISGFIFMLVSFIWRRCASCASKLPANVLGAYFGLSSALIYALIAGFSIPTQRAFIMAGVVFLSLILRRHHNVWQLYGIALILVLFFNPLSIFSAGFWLSFYVVGVIIYGVGQHQDKHWFLRLLYIQLLISLATLPLIAWFFHSGSLLSPIANLVAIPVFSFISTPFSLLGALFLYLDVQFLSHLSFTIANQSLAYLSLLLQFLTELKFNLWHYTQNTSLDLATLILAVLFALLPGALKLRKIALFLVVIIWLHPADKIKYGQVQITVLDVGQGLSQLVRTKNHTLLFDAGAKYPSGFNMGDAVITPYLRSQQIDTLDLIVISHGDNDHIGGLDSILENINSREILSSVPEKISKTAKLCQLQPDWEWDGVHFQMLNIGHKFTGNNASCVLKISTQNHAIILTGDIEKKAEQHLLRTWGKQLQSNILISPHHGSKTSSSDQFLAVVKPQWVIVSSGYKNRFNHPAKTVVTRYQDHKIQMLNTSCTGQIDILMADKITLTRYRESQQRYYQRSCPE; translated from the coding sequence ATGCTAATTTTAGCCCTTAATTTTCTACTTGGAATCTTGGTATTTTCACTTAAAAATACCCTAACATTATCAACGCTAGAAATTACGCTATTTTTAACCTTAATTGGGGCTGTTTTCGCTACTTTTAAACGCTATAAAAGCTTTTCTAAAAATTTAATACTTTTTATCACTGGATTTGTCTGGATGGGTGTATTTTCCAGCCATGCACTGCATTCAAATATTGCTGAAGAATTCTTTAATAAGCCCATTAATGTCGTTGGAAAAATCCACAACCTTCCCGACCAATCTGAGCAAAAATCACGTTTTAGCTTTCAAGTGTCAGAGCCTTTTCAAGCAAAACTTAAACTCTCTTGGTATGGAAAAACACCAAATGTTCTTAACAATGACGACACCTGGCAGCTGTTAATAAAAATTAAACATAACAACAGCTATCAAAATAAAGGTGGTTTTGACTACGAACAATGGCTTTTTTATCAGCAGTTTGATGCAACAGGCTATGTAAGACACAGCAATAGCAATCAGCTTATCAGCAAAAGCTCTGGATTTTCAATCGACTCCATCAGACAAAATATTCGCCAAAAACTAGCTACCCAGCTAGCTGACCTTCCTTTTTTAGGCGTTATTAATGCGCTTGTTATTGGAGATCGATCTTTAATTAACCAAGAGCACTGGGATTTGTTTAAATCCACTAATACAACTCATTTAAGTGTCATTTCTGGTTTGCATATTGGTCTTATTTCTGGCTTTATATTTATGCTGGTTAGTTTCATATGGCGGCGTTGTGCAAGCTGTGCCTCTAAACTACCAGCCAACGTTTTAGGTGCTTACTTTGGACTATCAAGTGCTTTAATATATGCACTTATCGCAGGATTTTCTATTCCAACACAGCGTGCTTTTATCATGGCTGGCGTAGTGTTTTTATCATTAATTTTAAGACGTCATCATAATGTCTGGCAACTCTATGGAATAGCGCTTATTTTGGTGCTTTTCTTTAATCCATTGAGTATTTTTAGTGCCGGGTTTTGGCTTTCTTTTTATGTTGTTGGTGTTATTATTTACGGTGTAGGTCAGCATCAAGATAAGCATTGGTTTTTACGCCTACTTTACATTCAGCTGCTAATCAGTCTAGCCACCCTACCTTTGATAGCTTGGTTTTTTCATTCTGGCTCGCTACTTTCTCCAATTGCTAATTTAGTGGCAATTCCGGTTTTTAGTTTTATTAGTACGCCTTTTTCCTTATTAGGCGCTTTATTCTTATATCTCGATGTACAGTTTTTAAGTCATCTTAGTTTTACAATCGCCAACCAATCATTGGCATACTTATCCTTATTGCTTCAGTTTTTGACAGAGTTAAAATTTAATCTTTGGCACTACACTCAAAACACAAGCCTTGATTTGGCCACGCTAATCCTGGCTGTATTATTCGCTCTATTGCCCGGCGCCCTAAAGCTTAGAAAAATAGCTTTATTTTTAGTGGTTATTATCTGGCTTCACCCTGCTGACAAAATCAAATACGGGCAGGTGCAAATTACAGTCCTAGATGTAGGCCAAGGATTGTCACAACTTGTGCGCACAAAAAATCATACATTGCTATTTGATGCAGGTGCAAAATACCCTTCTGGATTTAATATGGGTGACGCGGTCATCACCCCTTATTTACGATCACAACAGATTGATACGCTTGATTTAATTGTTATATCGCATGGTGATAATGACCATATTGGCGGACTTGATAGTATCTTGGAAAATATCAATAGCCGAGAAATACTCAGCTCTGTTCCTGAAAAAATATCAAAAACAGCAAAATTGTGTCAATTACAACCCGACTGGGAATGGGATGGGGTTCATTTTCAAATGCTCAATATAGGGCATAAATTTACCGGTAATAACGCCTCTTGCGTACTTAAAATATCCACCCAGAATCATGCGATTATTTTAACGGGTGATATTGAAAAAAAAGCAGAACAACACTTGTTAAGGACTTGGGGCAAACAACTACAGTCAAACATACTCATCAGCCCTCATCACGGTAGCAAAACCTCATCTAGTGATCAATTTTTAGCCGTGGTAAAGCCTCAGTGGGTTATTGTTTCTAGTGGCTACAAAAATCGATTTAACCATCCTGCTAAAACCGTTGTAACTCGCTATCAAGACCATAAAATCCAAATGTTAAATACCAGCTGCACAGGGCAAATTGATATTCTTATGGCTGACAAAATTACCTTGACCCGCTATAGAGAGTCTCAGCAGCGCTATTATCAGCGTAGCTGCCCTGAATAG
- a CDS encoding regulatory protein RecX codes for MTSKPREKCYASAMRMLVRREHSTLELTNKLTAKEFDQDDIDSVISSLIQKNYQSNERFAAEFIQMRFNQGKGPIKISLDLKQRGIDQFDLSEFDFYALAYKIRQQKFGQVVPSDFKEKAKQQRFLQSRGFSFEHISQSFKTA; via the coding sequence GTGACGAGCAAGCCTAGAGAAAAATGCTATGCTAGCGCGATGCGTATGCTTGTTAGGCGCGAGCATTCAACACTTGAGCTAACAAACAAGCTAACAGCAAAAGAATTCGATCAAGACGATATTGATTCGGTTATTAGCTCTTTAATTCAGAAAAATTATCAAAGCAATGAGCGCTTTGCTGCTGAGTTTATTCAGATGCGTTTTAATCAGGGCAAGGGGCCAATTAAAATCAGTCTGGATTTAAAGCAGCGGGGTATTGATCAATTTGATTTATCCGAGTTTGATTTTTATGCGCTCGCATACAAGATTCGTCAGCAAAAATTTGGTCAAGTGGTGCCAAGTGATTTTAAAGAAAAAGCCAAACAACAACGCTTTTTACAGTCAAGAGGATTTAGTTTTGAGCACATCAGCCAATCATTTAAAACCGCATAA
- the recA gene encoding recombinase RecA — MDEQKKQALKVALSQIDKQFGKGSVMFLGDEGAQADIEAVSTGSLSLDVALGIGGLPRGRVIEIYGPESSGKTTLTLHVIAEMQKLGGTAAFIDAEHALDPQYAKRLGVNTDDLLISQPDTGEQALEITDMLVRSGSVDIVVVDSVAALTPKAEIEGEMGASHMGLQARLMSQALRKLTSNIKKTNTMVIFINQLRMKIGVMFGNPETTTGGNALKFYASVRLDIRRIGAIKKGDEILGNETRVKVLKNKVAPPFKQAEFQILYNEGISLESEIIDLGVKLGFVEKAGAWYSVEGERIGQGKDNSRDYLKEHPELRQSIEDKIREKLMNNSDEQA, encoded by the coding sequence ATGGATGAACAGAAAAAACAAGCGCTTAAGGTGGCTTTATCGCAGATTGACAAGCAGTTTGGTAAGGGTTCAGTTATGTTTTTGGGTGACGAAGGTGCGCAAGCAGACATTGAAGCAGTTTCAACAGGTAGCTTAAGTCTGGATGTGGCACTTGGTATTGGCGGCTTACCTAGAGGTCGAGTGATTGAAATTTATGGCCCAGAATCTTCAGGAAAAACAACTTTAACTTTACACGTTATTGCCGAAATGCAAAAGCTTGGTGGTACGGCGGCATTTATTGATGCTGAACACGCGCTAGATCCACAATATGCCAAGCGCTTAGGGGTTAACACAGATGATTTATTAATTTCTCAACCAGATACAGGTGAGCAAGCACTGGAAATTACCGATATGCTAGTCAGATCCGGTAGTGTTGATATTGTTGTGGTTGACTCTGTAGCAGCGCTAACACCAAAAGCAGAAATTGAAGGTGAAATGGGTGCGTCACATATGGGCTTGCAAGCTCGATTAATGTCTCAAGCACTTAGAAAGCTTACTTCAAATATTAAAAAAACCAACACCATGGTTATTTTTATTAATCAATTACGTATGAAAATTGGCGTCATGTTTGGCAATCCTGAGACAACAACAGGTGGTAATGCGCTTAAATTTTATGCGTCTGTTCGTCTTGATATTCGCCGTATCGGCGCCATTAAAAAAGGTGATGAAATTTTGGGTAATGAAACACGTGTCAAGGTATTGAAAAATAAAGTAGCACCCCCTTTTAAGCAAGCAGAATTTCAAATTTTATACAATGAAGGCATTTCGCTTGAAAGCGAGATTATTGATTTGGGTGTTAAACTCGGCTTTGTGGAAAAAGCAGGCGCTTGGTACAGTGTTGAAGGTGAGAGAATTGGTCAAGGTAAAGACAATTCACGTGATTATTTAAAAGAGCATCCAGAATTGCGCCAAAGTATTGAAGATAAAATTCGTGAAAAGCTGATGAATAATAGTGACGAGCAAGCCTAG
- a CDS encoding ABCB family ABC transporter ATP-binding protein/permease, whose product MMRVTKQTQAYDFKTQDVKVLKKLLPYLLAMRTRVILATLFLISAKLANVAVPIVLKDIVDSLDQTNMVLILPVSLLFAYGLLRLSSSLFNELRDAVFAKVRYHAMHLIALGVFKHLHTLDLSFHLDRRIGGITRDIDRGTQSVSTLLSIFVFNILPSFFEICLVIGVLWINYDVFFAGISLATVVFYIGLTLAITTWRMKYRYQMNDMQSEANTNAVDSLINYETVKYFNREEFEVNRYQDTMTRWEDVATKSFTSMTALNFVQGAVIAVGVTIVLVMAAQGVVDQSLSLGDMIMIQALLLQLFMPLGSLGIVYRQIKHNFIDMNNMFNLLDKQPLVASAKGAPELKVGQGRVEFKAVTFSYPGKKSVLSEINFNIEPGQKVAIVGSSGSGKSTLAKLLFRFYDVTSGEILIDGQNIKNLNQHSVQSAMGVVPQDTVMFNESIYYNIAYGKQGASEAQVKAAAKLAFIDEFIEQLPDQYNTLVGERGLKLSGGEKQRLAIARVLLKNPPILIFDEATSALDSYSEKMVQKALNSLSQQHTTLVIAHRLSTIVDADKILVLGRHGIQESGSHQQLLNAQGEYAKLWALQSEAQHSHKPNT is encoded by the coding sequence ATGATGCGCGTTACTAAACAAACTCAAGCGTACGATTTCAAGACCCAAGATGTCAAGGTTTTGAAAAAACTGTTGCCCTATTTGCTAGCGATGCGTACGCGTGTTATTCTGGCTACGTTATTTTTGATATCGGCCAAGTTGGCAAATGTAGCAGTTCCTATTGTTCTAAAAGATATTGTTGACTCATTGGATCAGACTAATATGGTGCTGATATTACCTGTCAGCTTGCTGTTTGCTTATGGACTACTGAGACTGTCTAGTTCTTTATTTAATGAGTTAAGAGATGCAGTTTTTGCCAAGGTTCGCTACCACGCTATGCATTTAATTGCTCTGGGTGTTTTTAAGCATTTGCACACACTTGATTTATCATTTCATTTGGATAGGCGTATCGGCGGTATCACTCGAGATATTGACAGGGGTACTCAAAGTGTCTCCACCTTGCTCTCTATTTTTGTCTTTAACATTCTGCCTTCATTTTTTGAAATTTGTTTAGTTATTGGTGTACTTTGGATTAATTATGATGTGTTTTTTGCTGGCATTTCCCTAGCAACTGTGGTGTTTTATATTGGCCTGACACTAGCGATTACTACTTGGCGTATGAAGTATCGTTATCAAATGAATGACATGCAATCTGAGGCCAATACCAATGCGGTAGACAGCTTAATTAATTATGAAACGGTTAAATATTTTAATCGAGAAGAATTTGAAGTGAATCGTTATCAAGATACCATGACCCGCTGGGAAGATGTGGCAACTAAAAGTTTCACCTCCATGACAGCGCTTAATTTTGTTCAAGGGGCGGTTATTGCTGTTGGTGTTACCATTGTTCTAGTTATGGCGGCTCAAGGCGTGGTGGATCAAAGTTTAAGTTTGGGTGATATGATTATGATCCAAGCTTTACTGCTGCAATTATTTATGCCACTAGGATCTTTAGGGATTGTTTACAGGCAAATTAAACATAATTTTATTGATATGAATAATATGTTTAATTTACTGGACAAACAGCCTTTAGTTGCTAGTGCTAAAGGGGCGCCAGAGCTTAAGGTTGGGCAGGGAAGGGTTGAATTCAAGGCGGTTACGTTTTCTTATCCAGGTAAAAAATCAGTATTGAGCGAGATAAATTTTAATATTGAGCCTGGGCAAAAAGTGGCTATTGTAGGATCTTCAGGCTCAGGTAAATCAACACTTGCCAAATTGCTATTTAGATTTTATGACGTCACCTCTGGTGAGATATTGATTGATGGTCAAAATATTAAAAACCTAAATCAGCATTCTGTTCAGTCTGCTATGGGCGTTGTGCCACAAGATACAGTGATGTTTAATGAAAGTATTTATTATAATATTGCTTACGGTAAGCAAGGCGCGAGTGAAGCTCAGGTCAAAGCGGCAGCGAAATTGGCTTTTATCGATGAATTTATTGAGCAATTGCCCGATCAGTACAATACCTTGGTGGGTGAGCGCGGACTGAAGTTGTCTGGCGGTGAAAAACAGCGCCTGGCCATTGCTCGAGTACTGCTAAAAAATCCACCTATTTTGATTTTTGATGAAGCTACTTCGGCACTAGATTCTTATTCAGAAAAGATGGTGCAAAAGGCATTAAATTCTTTAAGTCAGCAGCATACCACTTTGGTAATTGCACATCGACTTTCTACAATTGTTGATGCAGATAAAATTCTCGTGCTTGGACGCCACGGCATCCAAGAAAGTGGTTCCCATCAGCAATTGTTAAATGCTCAAGGGGAGTATGCCAAACTTTGGGCATTGCAAAGTGAGGCTCAACATTCCCATAAACCTAATACATAA
- the coaBC gene encoding bifunctional phosphopantothenoylcysteine decarboxylase/phosphopantothenate--cysteine ligase CoaBC — MKSLTNKRILLGVSGSISAYKAPDIVRRLQDLGADVRVILTAGGSKFITELSLQSISRNKVHHNLWDKEAELSMGHIELAKWADCILIAPASANVISSIASGKASDLLNNVILASNAALIIAPAMNQQMYNSSALQANLALLKSRNVNIITPDSGTQACGDIGPGRLPESSDIAEQVATQFQTTQLSGKRIIITLGATLEAIDPVRFISNHSSGKMGMALVDTCIEMGAQVTCVYGNISIPLNDKATNIQTLSAQQMYECVLSQVHQCDLFIACAAVCDYSAKDPSDQKIKKNGENLILELIPNKDILADVCKLEKKPLCIGFAAETQNTLKNAQLKLKNKGCEAIILNDVSKTEIGFNSDENQVIFISQKQQENIAKNSKTKIAKNILEIFIKEFL; from the coding sequence ATGAAAAGTTTAACTAATAAACGTATTTTACTAGGTGTTAGCGGATCAATATCTGCATACAAAGCCCCTGATATTGTTAGACGTTTGCAAGATCTAGGTGCTGATGTTCGAGTTATTCTTACTGCCGGTGGCTCAAAATTTATCACTGAACTCTCACTTCAATCAATTTCCAGAAATAAAGTTCATCATAATTTATGGGATAAAGAGGCTGAATTATCTATGGGGCACATTGAACTTGCCAAATGGGCTGACTGTATTCTTATTGCTCCAGCAAGTGCCAATGTCATTTCTAGTATAGCCTCTGGAAAAGCCTCCGACTTACTCAATAATGTCATTTTAGCTAGCAATGCAGCGCTTATTATTGCACCTGCTATGAACCAACAAATGTACAATTCTAGCGCCCTTCAAGCTAATCTAGCGCTATTAAAATCTCGCAACGTTAATATCATTACGCCTGATTCAGGCACTCAGGCTTGTGGTGACATTGGCCCTGGAAGATTGCCAGAATCTAGCGATATTGCCGAACAGGTTGCCACTCAGTTTCAAACAACTCAACTAAGTGGTAAGCGCATTATAATTACACTGGGCGCAACACTTGAGGCTATCGACCCAGTGCGCTTTATTTCCAACCATTCAAGCGGAAAGATGGGTATGGCTTTGGTTGATACCTGTATTGAAATGGGTGCTCAAGTAACTTGTGTTTATGGCAATATTAGCATTCCATTAAATGACAAAGCCACCAATATACAAACACTTAGTGCCCAACAAATGTATGAATGCGTCTTGAGCCAAGTTCATCAATGTGATTTATTCATTGCTTGTGCGGCCGTTTGTGATTATTCAGCAAAAGACCCGTCCGATCAAAAAATCAAAAAAAATGGGGAAAATCTGATTTTGGAGCTAATACCCAATAAAGATATTCTTGCAGATGTTTGTAAACTTGAGAAAAAACCTCTATGCATCGGCTTTGCTGCTGAGACTCAAAATACACTCAAAAATGCTCAATTAAAGCTTAAAAACAAGGGTTGTGAAGCCATTATTCTGAACGATGTTTCTAAAACGGAAATTGGCTTTAATTCTGATGAAAATCAGGTGATTTTTATCAGTCAAAAACAACAAGAAAATATCGCTAAAAATAGCAAAACCAAGATTGCTAAAAATATCCTTGAAATCTTCATTAAAGAGTTCTTATAA
- the mrdA gene encoding penicillin-binding protein 2, translating into MDSISNTQLENTLLSSRLKLALVFIFLLTLLLLVRIYNLQVVHHEYYQEESLGNQMRTLPIIPSRGKIFDRNGQILATNKLTYQLTLTPEKVGNISKTLIGLEKQGFIDQEDIQLYYKNRKRFRKFHNIPVKLNLSEQQVAKFLVSNQFPGVDIEPYFHRVYPHNASSVHALGYVSRMSKKDKALYDKRNYSGTLFVGKVGIEKQYESLLHGQTGLKQIERNVSGRVIDTQIITPAIAGQNLYLSLDLDMQKKAEELLKGKRGAIVAIDTRNGEVLALVSTPIYNPNWFVNGISHANYNSLQSSSDIPQLNRTVQGLYPPASTIKPMVALAGLEQGTIDNQSSVFDRGYYQLPGVKRKFHNWDRNGHGRVNVTDAIARSNDVFFYDLANKMGIDNLHNGLNLFNFGQKTGIDIPGEQGGILPSKSWKKINKNEPWYKGETLNTGIGQGFMTSSPLQLAVATAALANKGQLLKPILLKNTQLLGQSITEVKKAVGRQIPIHDIKNWETVIDGMRQVIYSPKGTARRLNNKLGYTLAGKTGTAQVFGLDAEEVYIAEKLEEKLRDHALFTGFAPIENPQIAIAVVVENAGSGSSKAAPLARQVLDVYFNKHLDNELAQ; encoded by the coding sequence GTGGATAGCATTAGCAATACTCAGCTAGAAAATACGCTATTGTCGTCCCGACTAAAGCTCGCTTTGGTTTTCATCTTTCTGTTAACCTTGCTACTATTAGTGCGAATTTACAACCTTCAAGTTGTTCACCATGAGTACTACCAAGAAGAGTCATTAGGAAACCAAATGCGAACCTTGCCTATCATTCCAAGCCGGGGCAAGATTTTTGATCGCAATGGCCAAATACTGGCCACCAATAAACTCACTTACCAGCTAACACTCACACCTGAAAAGGTTGGCAATATTAGCAAAACTTTAATCGGCCTGGAAAAGCAAGGTTTTATTGATCAAGAAGACATTCAACTGTATTACAAAAATAGAAAGCGTTTTCGGAAGTTTCACAACATTCCTGTTAAGCTAAATTTAAGCGAGCAACAGGTTGCCAAATTTTTAGTTAGCAATCAATTCCCTGGGGTTGATATCGAACCTTACTTTCATCGCGTTTATCCCCATAATGCTTCTAGCGTTCATGCACTTGGATATGTTTCCAGGATGAGTAAAAAAGATAAAGCTTTATACGACAAGCGTAATTATTCTGGGACTTTGTTTGTTGGTAAAGTAGGTATTGAAAAACAATATGAATCGTTGTTGCATGGGCAGACAGGATTGAAACAAATAGAGCGTAATGTCAGTGGCCGGGTGATTGATACGCAAATTATAACGCCCGCTATTGCTGGACAAAACCTATACCTTAGTCTAGATTTAGACATGCAAAAAAAGGCTGAAGAATTACTCAAAGGCAAGCGTGGCGCTATTGTCGCGATTGATACTAGAAATGGTGAAGTGCTGGCTTTGGTCAGTACACCTATCTACAATCCCAATTGGTTTGTCAATGGCATCTCTCATGCAAATTACAATTCACTGCAATCTTCAAGCGACATACCCCAGCTTAATCGAACCGTTCAAGGCTTGTACCCGCCTGCCTCCACTATCAAGCCCATGGTGGCACTTGCTGGGCTAGAGCAAGGTACAATTGATAATCAATCTAGCGTATTTGACAGAGGCTACTATCAGCTACCTGGCGTCAAGCGCAAGTTTCATAATTGGGATAGAAATGGCCATGGTCGCGTTAATGTTACGGATGCTATCGCCCGATCAAATGATGTATTTTTCTACGATTTAGCCAATAAGATGGGTATCGACAATTTGCATAACGGCTTAAATCTTTTTAATTTTGGCCAAAAAACTGGCATTGATATCCCCGGAGAACAAGGCGGGATCTTGCCTTCTAAGTCTTGGAAAAAAATTAATAAAAACGAGCCTTGGTATAAGGGTGAAACCCTTAACACGGGCATTGGCCAAGGCTTTATGACCTCCAGCCCCTTACAATTAGCTGTTGCTACCGCTGCTTTAGCCAATAAAGGCCAACTACTCAAACCCATCTTATTAAAAAATACACAACTACTTGGGCAATCAATCACTGAGGTTAAAAAAGCAGTAGGTAGGCAGATACCCATTCATGATATTAAAAATTGGGAAACTGTTATTGATGGCATGCGCCAAGTAATCTACTCACCTAAAGGCACGGCCAGAAGATTAAACAACAAGCTTGGCTATACACTAGCTGGAAAAACAGGCACTGCCCAAGTATTTGGCCTAGATGCAGAGGAGGTTTATATTGCAGAAAAACTGGAAGAAAAGCTGAGAGATCATGCTCTATTTACAGGCTTTGCACCGATTGAAAATCCACAAATAGCCATCGCAGTAGTCGTTGAAAACGCCGGTAGTGGCAGCTCAAAAGCTGCCCCTCTGGCACGCCAAGTTCTAGATGTTTATTTTAATAAACACTTAGACAATGAATTGGCACAATAA
- the tgt gene encoding tRNA guanosine(34) transglycosylase Tgt, with protein MKFELKHTHNSARRGKMIFERGEVETPAFMPVGTYGTVKAMTPEEVSGLGAQIILGNTFHLAITPGTEVIEAHGDLHDFMHWQGPILTDSGGFQVFSLGAMRKISEQGVDFRSPKNGDKIFMGPEESMQIQKKLGSDIVMIFDECTPYPADKATADQSMQLSLRWAKRSKDEHQKLDNKNALFGIVQGGMHEDLRSESTKGLIDIGFDGYAIGGLSVGEPKEEMMRVLDYLPEQLPDNKPRYLMGVGTPSDLVEAVERGIDMFDCVMPTRNARNGYLFTSAGIVKIRNAQYKLDVSKLDERCGCYTCQNYTKSYLHHLQRKNEILSARLNTTHNLYYYQDLMAQMRQAIEEDSFAEFKQNFYQLQNQI; from the coding sequence ATGAAATTTGAATTAAAGCATACACATAATAGCGCCAGACGCGGAAAAATGATCTTTGAGCGTGGTGAAGTTGAGACGCCCGCCTTTATGCCAGTAGGAACTTATGGAACGGTCAAAGCAATGACCCCAGAAGAGGTAAGTGGTTTGGGTGCTCAAATTATTCTAGGCAATACCTTTCATTTGGCAATTACCCCGGGCACTGAAGTGATTGAAGCGCACGGTGATTTGCATGATTTTATGCATTGGCAGGGTCCAATATTGACAGATTCTGGCGGCTTTCAGGTATTTAGTCTGGGCGCTATGCGTAAGATTAGCGAGCAGGGAGTGGATTTTAGATCGCCAAAAAATGGCGATAAAATCTTTATGGGACCTGAAGAATCCATGCAAATTCAAAAAAAGCTTGGATCTGATATTGTCATGATTTTTGATGAATGTACACCTTATCCTGCTGATAAGGCAACAGCAGATCAGTCGATGCAATTGTCACTTCGTTGGGCTAAGCGCTCAAAAGATGAACATCAGAAGTTAGATAATAAAAATGCTTTATTTGGTATCGTGCAAGGCGGCATGCATGAAGATTTGCGCAGTGAATCTACTAAAGGCTTGATTGATATTGGCTTTGATGGTTATGCGATTGGTGGTTTGAGTGTTGGCGAACCTAAAGAGGAAATGATGAGAGTATTGGATTATTTACCCGAGCAATTACCTGATAACAAGCCACGATATTTAATGGGCGTGGGCACGCCAAGTGATTTGGTGGAAGCGGTTGAACGCGGAATTGATATGTTTGACTGTGTAATGCCAACTCGAAATGCTAGAAATGGCTATTTATTTACCTCAGCAGGTATTGTTAAGATTCGTAACGCTCAATATAAGCTTGATGTGAGTAAGCTAGACGAGCGCTGTGGTTGTTACACTTGCCAGAATTACACCAAGTCATACTTACATCATTTACAACGAAAAAATGAAATCTTAAGTGCTAGACTAAATACCACACATAACTTGTATTATTATCAAGATTTAATGGCGCAGATGCGTCAAGCAATCGAAGAAGATAGTTTTGCTGAATTTAAGCAAAATTTTTACCAATTGCAAAATCAAATCTAA
- the ribD gene encoding bifunctional diaminohydroxyphosphoribosylaminopyrimidine deaminase/5-amino-6-(5-phosphoribosylamino)uracil reductase RibD, with the protein MDLALKLACQGMHGVGANPMVGCVIEKAGRIIAQGYHQVFGEAHAEINALNQINHQADGATLYVTLEPCSHQGKTPPCAQAIIESGAKKVIIAMLDPNPLVSGKGVAMLKNAGIEVLAGLLEQQAQQLNRGFIKRMKTGLPFVTCKIAMSLDGKTSMQSGESKWITGESARIDVQKLRSKNQAILTGSGTILADNPAMTVRLQGLSHTPIRVVIDSGHLITDKTLNIFSNDAPTQIFNTDNTKLATNGKIKLEDVLLQLGDQGINTVLLEAGPGLIGAMIESNLIDEFIIYSAPTLMGSHANSMAQLPINQMTDKINLAIHDVRMIDEDMRITASIKP; encoded by the coding sequence ATGGACTTGGCACTCAAACTTGCATGCCAAGGAATGCACGGTGTTGGCGCCAATCCGATGGTGGGCTGTGTCATTGAAAAAGCCGGTCGTATTATTGCTCAAGGCTATCATCAAGTATTTGGTGAAGCTCATGCTGAAATCAATGCTCTGAATCAAATTAATCATCAAGCTGATGGCGCAACCTTGTATGTCACTTTAGAGCCTTGCTCTCACCAAGGAAAAACCCCGCCATGTGCTCAAGCTATTATTGAGTCTGGCGCTAAAAAAGTGATTATTGCCATGCTCGACCCTAATCCCTTGGTGAGTGGCAAGGGTGTTGCCATGCTTAAGAATGCAGGTATTGAGGTTTTGGCTGGCCTACTAGAACAACAAGCACAACAACTTAATCGCGGCTTTATTAAACGCATGAAAACAGGACTCCCTTTTGTTACTTGTAAAATTGCCATGAGTCTAGATGGAAAAACCTCCATGCAATCTGGGGAGAGTAAATGGATTACGGGTGAAAGTGCTCGAATTGATGTGCAAAAGCTTAGGTCTAAAAATCAAGCTATCCTAACAGGCTCTGGAACAATCCTGGCCGACAACCCTGCTATGACCGTTCGTCTTCAAGGTTTGAGTCATACCCCTATTCGAGTAGTAATCGACTCTGGACACCTTATTACCGACAAAACACTTAATATCTTTTCCAACGATGCACCTACTCAAATATTCAATACAGACAACACAAAATTAGCTACAAACGGAAAAATAAAACTTGAAGATGTGCTTTTACAACTTGGCGACCAAGGCATTAATACCGTCCTACTGGAAGCTGGCCCTGGCTTAATTGGCGCTATGATTGAAAGCAATTTAATAGACGAGTTTATCATCTATAGTGCTCCGACACTCATGGGTAGTCATGCCAACTCAATGGCACAACTACCTATTAACCAGATGACTGATAAAATCAACCTAGCTATTCATGATGTGCGTATGATAGATGAAGATATGCGCATAACGGCCTCAATAAAACCATGA